The Brachyhypopomus gauderio isolate BG-103 chromosome 1, BGAUD_0.2, whole genome shotgun sequence genome includes a window with the following:
- the kdm4c gene encoding lysine-specific demethylase 4C isoform X1, with the protein MAGAGANSSVNPSCKIMTFRPSMEEFRDFNQYLVHMESCGAHRAGLAKVIPPKGWKPRRSYDDIDDLMIQAPIQQMVAGQSGLFTQYNIQRKALSVQEFRRLANSDKYCTPRYLNYEDLERKYWKNLTFVPPIYGADVSGTLYDEDVDEWNIGHLDSILDVIVEECGVSIQGVNTPYLYFGMWKTSFPWHTEDMDLYSINYLHFGEPKSWYAIPPEHGKRLERLAVGFFPNSFKSCEAFLRHKMTLISPSVLKKFGIPFDRITQEAGEFMITFPYSYHAGFNHGFNCAESTNFASIRWIDYGKIATQCSCSKDMVKISMDPFVRHFQPDRYQAWLQGKDTCSLDHTLATPSSTPELQAWLQRRRRATPSAKSSTRHPSTRSKRLKPSREPPPTPAAEGCRRTSTRAGSARKGHDDKEAEQSRNDSKSSDALHLSGLAGPCRQICVVKVTRVENDLLAQSSKCNDAPQAPPPDAQFAELSQCDPATSQDPVAETGTFRQEPSETRESLSSMQNVVASGMEVTSDSKRTAENSVAAKFSIIEPLSENLSSTRPCGPSRAVARKGLPYDSPKSGGGRGEASGLHGTVSAALYPEKPPHSRCGSKCCSAVAAETLGERSGSVQPVSSSDMPFLTPEFTEGDEACNPLNLVSEMPSLTLAVQASDELSTDGPNVPSQTTLQSQQSHPPAPASLSGVCPPALYPDWCPDTFQADGDHVLLPSADANKKQPAPGLLAQRRLKANQEGEGGGVSPAASGTGSGCGFTSDGHSRSTADMKLTSSPAALSSKCPASPCGQTLLPADAEGGASASPASLTPSDLFEDPRPFSSTIWKNLSSQNPAVLIESLQPELTAGLARSEDALEAYAHDAMPYGMWAEPRCQQVKSPDPPDSPERTLTWANLEPSMVHPAGAETTADLPDTLDLQPLEEEAPDTLSLCQDFRSRKPQGSEVKGRDGCYAGMGSERDSDAGEREKDGSSESSEESTSEAECEGSGLEPGEVRTHPVPPMKRCTAKSWRHPLRKPTARAVPSAVKQQTSDDEPTDECVSEGEHSEVEVWARPLVNLWHSRKAHLPSERDYNSMAAKSSPHCAVCTLFMPYYQPDERADESRVTCSGEPGVRSQPLIPEICFAYREGSCPPNALLEEDGSSPLVSCARCCVQVHASCYGVSAHDVSQEWTCDRCSCWDVTAECCLCNLRGGALKRTTDNRWAHVMCAVGIPEVKFTDIVKRSPIDVSAVPAQRYKLKCIYCRSRTKRLTGACIQCSCGRCPTSFHVTCAHAAGVTMEPDDWPYVVFITCHRHQSRSSGAKSKASRTELVLGQTVIAKHKNLRYYSSRVTRATERTFYEVMFDDGSFSNDTFPEDIVSRDCARLGPPEVGEVVQVKWPDGLFYGAKYLGSNTTYMYQVEFEDGSQVLAKREDIYTLDEDLPKKVKGRLVSPQSVHCLSSYITRNTTGHGNSNRNMKKDLESTASSMRFQDAFFTTQGERKRLRTPNSRFQNDYIAHLSPRSRPPEPRGSTAN; encoded by the exons ATGGCGGGTGCTGGGGCGAACTCCTCCGTGAACCCCTCCTGCAAGATCATGACCTTCAGACCCAGCATGGAGGAGTTTCGGGACTTCAACCAGTACCTGGTGCACATGGAGTCCTGTGGAGCGCACCGTGCCGGCCTAGCCAAG GTGATTCCACCGAAGGGCTGGAAGCCGAGGCGCAGCTATGACGACATCGATGACCTCATGATCCAGGCACCAATTCAGCAGATGGTGGCTGGCCAATCAGGGCTCTTCACCCAGTACAACATTCAGAGGAAAGCGCTCAGCGTGCAGGAGTTTCGCAGGCTGGCCAACAGTGACAA GTATTGCACTCCACGCTACCTGAATTATGAAGACCTAGAAAGGAAGTATTGGAAGAATCTGACATTTGTACCACCCATATATGGAGCAGATGTGAGCGGGACACTCTACGATGAG GACGTGGACGAGTGGAACATCGGGCACCTGGACTCCATCCTGGACGTGATAGTGGAGGAGTGTGGCGTGTCCATCCAGGGCGTCAACACGCCCTACCTCTACTTCGGCATGTGGAAGACCAGCTTCCCCTGGCACACCGAGGACATGGACCTCTACAGCATCAACTACCTGCACTTTGGAGAGCCCAAGTCCTG GTACGCCATTCCTCCTGAACATGGAAAGAGGCTGGAGCGACTGGCTGTCG GCTTCTTCCCCAACAGCTTTAAGAGCTGCGAGGCGTTCCTGCGGCACAAGATGACGCTCATCTCGCCCTCCGTGCTGAAGAAGTTTGGCATCCCGTTCGATAGG ataacaCAGGAGGCAGGGGAGTTCATGATCACGTTTCCGTACAGCTACCACGCCGGCTTCAACCACGGCTTCAACTGTGCCGAGTCCACGAACTTCGCCAGCATCCGCTGGATTGACTACGGGAAGATCGCCACTCAG TGCTCCTGCAGCAAGGACATGGTGAAGATCTCCATGGACCCCTTCGTCAGGCACTTCCAGCCGGACCGCTACCAGGCCTGGCTCCAGGGCAAAGACACCTGCTCGCTGGACCACACCCTGGCCACGCCCAGCTCCACCCCCGAGCTGCAAGCCTGGCTGCAGAGACGTCGCCGGGCCACGCCCTCCGCCAAGAG CAGCACCCGTCACCCTTCGACTCGATCCAAGCGGCTGAAGCCCTCGCGGGAGCCGCCGCCCACGCCGGCAGCGGAGGGGTGTCGGCGCACGAGCACAAGGGCGGGGTCGGCGCGCAAAGGTCACGACGACAAAGAGGCGGAGCAGTCGAGAAACGACAGCAAATCCAGTGACGCGCTGCACCTGTCAG GGCTTGCCGGGCCTTGTAGACAAATTTGTGTTGTCAAGGTAACGCGTGTGGAGAATGATTTGTTGGCCCAGTCTTCTAAATGTAATGACGCCcctcaagccccgccccctgatgCCCAATTCGCGGAGCTGTCCCAGTGTGACCCTGCAACCTCTCAGGACCCTGTAGCAGAAACAGGAACCTTCAGACAGGAACCTTCAGAAACCCGAGAGTCTCTTTCCTCCATGCAGAACGTTGTGGCGTCTGGTATGGAGGTGACCTCGGACTCCAAAAGAACTGCTGAAAATTCAGTCGCTGCCAAATTCTCAATCATTGAGCCGCTCTCAGAgaacctctcctccaccagacCGTGTGGGCCTTCACGTGCTGTGGCACGTAAGGGCTTGCCGTACGATTCGCCGAAAAGCGGTGGTGGGCGGGGCGAGGCCTCCGGTCTCCATGGCACCGTGTCTGCCGCACTTTACCCAGAGAAACCTCCCCACAGCCGGTGCGGTTCAAAATGCTGTTCCGCAGTTGCTGCAGAAACCCTGGGAGAACGTTCTGGAAGCGTGCAGCCCGTGAGTTCCTCGGACATGCCTTTCCTGACCCCGGAGTTTACAGAGGGAGACGAGGCGTGTAACCCCTTGAATTTGGTGTCGGAAATGCCCTCCCTGACCCTCGCGGTCCAGGCTAGCGACGAGCTGTCGACAGACGGCCCAAACGTCCCGTCACAGACGACGCTCCAGTCGCAACAGTCCCACCCTCCTGCGCCAGCCAGTCTCAGCGGGGTGTGTCCTCCAGCGCTTTATCCTGATTGGTGCCCCGACACGTTCCAAGCGGACGGTGACCACGTGCTTCTCCCCAGCGCCGACGCCAACAAGAAGCAGCCGGCTCCTGGTTTGTTAGCTCAGCGGCGGCTGAAAGCCAACCAGGAGGGAGAAGGTGGTGGGGTCTCTCCTGCAGCCAGTGGGACGGGTTCTGGGTGTGGCTTCACTAGCGATGGACACTCGAGATCGACAGCTGACATGAAGCTGACGTCATCTCCCGCCGCTCTGTCCAGCAAGTGCCCCGCCAGCCCCTGCGGCCAGACCCTCCTGCCTGCAGATGCAGAAGGCGGGGCCTCTGCCAGCCCcgcctctctcactccctccgaTCTCTTTGAGGACCCCAGGCCTTTCTCCTCtaccatttggaagaacctcaGCTCCCAGAATCCCGCAGTGCTGATCGAGAGCCTGCAGCCCGAGCTGACTGCGGGCCTGGCCCGATCCGAGGATGCGCTGGAGGCCTACGCCCACGACGCGATGCCCTACGGCATGTGGGCGGAGCCTCGCTGCCAGCAGGTCAAATCTCCTGATCCCCCAGACTCTCCAGAGAGAACGCTGACCTGGGCTAACCTGGAGCCCAGCATGGTGCACCCTGCCGGGGCCGAGACCACAGCAGACCTCCCTGATACTCTGGACCTCCAGCCCCTGGAGGAAGAAGCTCCAGACACTTTATCTCTGTGCCAGGATTTCCGCTCGCGGAAGCctcaggggtcagaggtcaagggTCGGGACGGGTGTTACGCGGGTATGGGGTCCGAGCGGGATTcggacgcaggagagagagagaaagacggcAGCAGCGAGTCCAGTGAGGAGAGCACCAGTGAGGCAGAGTGTGAGGGCTCAGGCCTGGAACCAGGAGAGGTCCGCAct CACCCCGTGCCCCCGATGAAGAGGTGCACGGCCAAGAGTTGGCGTCACCCCTTGAGGAAGCCGACCGCCAGGGCCGTGCCCAGCGCCGTCAAGCAGCAGACCAGCGATGATG AGCCCACAGATGAGTGTGTGTCCGAGGGGGAGCAcagtgaggtggaggtgtgggccaGGCCCCTGGTTAACCTGTGGCACAGCAGGAAGGCCCATCTCCCCTCTGAGAGGGACTACAACAGCATGGCCGCCAAAAGCAGCCCGCACTGCGCCGTCTGCACCCTCTTCATGCCGTACTATCAG CCTGACGAGAGGGCGGACGAAAGCAGGGTTACGTGCTCTGGGGAGCCGGGTGTGAGGTCGCAGCCACTGATCCCTGAAATCTGCTTTGCGTACCGTGAGGGGTCGTGTCCTCCGAACGCTCTCCTGGAGGAGGACGGATCCAGCCCCCTCGTGTCCTGCGCACGGTGCTGTGTGCAGGTTCATGCCA GTTGCTATGGAGTCTCTGCCCATGATGTAAGCCAGGAGTGGACATGTGATCGCTGCTCATGTTGGGACGTCACAGCT gaaTGTTGTTTATGTAATCTGAGGGGAGGGGCGTTGAAGAGAACAACAGACAACAG ATGGGCTCACGTGATGTGTGCGGTGGGAATTCCTGAGGTGAAGTTCACCGACATCGTGAAGAGGAGCCCCATTGATGTCAGCGCCGTTCCTGCTCAGAGATATAAACTG AAGTGCATATACTGTCGCTCCCGGACGAAGAGGCTGACGGGCGCGTGTATCCAGTGCTCCTGCGGACGCTGCCCCACCTCCTTCCACGTGACCTGTGCACACGCCGCCGGCGTCACCATGGAGCCCGACGATTGGCCGTACGTGGTGTTCATCACCTGCCACAGGCACCAATCACGAAGCTCCGGCGCG AAATCCAAGGCAAGCCGAACTGAGCTCGTTTTGGGTCAGACGGTGATCGCTAAACACAAGAACCTGCGTTACTACAGCTCGCGTGTCACCCGGGCAACCGAGCGTACCTTCTACGAGGTCATGTTTGATGATGGCTCGTTCAGTAACGACACCTTCCCCGAAGACATTGTG AGCAGAGACTGTGCCCGCCTCGGGCCTCCTGAGGTTGGGGAAGTCGTACAGGTCAAATGGCCCGACGGACTGTTCTACGGGGCCAAGTACCTGGGCTCCAACACCACTTATATGTATcag GTTGAGTTTGAGGACGGCTCTCAGGTGCTGGCAAAGAGAGAGGACATTTACACACTGGATGAGGACCTGCCTAAAAAGGTCAAAGGTCGCCTTGTGAGTCCTCAGTCAGTGCATTGTCTTTCTTCATACATAACAAGGAACACCACAGGACATGGAAACAGTAACAGAAACATGAAAAAGGACCTTGAG tccacAGCCTCCAGCATGCGTTTCCAGGATGCCTTCTTCACCACACAAGGCGAGCGCAAGCGACTGCGCACCCCCAACTCGCGCTTCCAGAATGACTACATCGCCCATCTGAGCCCCCGCAGCAGGCCTCCAGAACCACGCGGCAGTACCGCCAACTGA
- the kdm4c gene encoding lysine-specific demethylase 4C isoform X3: protein MAGAGANSSVNPSCKIMTFRPSMEEFRDFNQYLVHMESCGAHRAGLAKVIPPKGWKPRRSYDDIDDLMIQAPIQQMVAGQSGLFTQYNIQRKALSVQEFRRLANSDKYCTPRYLNYEDLERKYWKNLTFVPPIYGADVSGTLYDEDVDEWNIGHLDSILDVIVEECGVSIQGVNTPYLYFGMWKTSFPWHTEDMDLYSINYLHFGEPKSWYAIPPEHGKRLERLAVGFFPNSFKSCEAFLRHKMTLISPSVLKKFGIPFDRITQEAGEFMITFPYSYHAGFNHGFNCAESTNFASIRWIDYGKIATQCSCSKDMVKISMDPFVRHFQPDRYQAWLQGKDTCSLDHTLATPSSTPELQAWLQRRRRATPSAKSSTRHPSTRSKRLKPSREPPPTPAAEGCRRTSTRAGSARKGHDDKEAEQSRNDSKSSDALHLSGLAGPCRQICVVKVTRVENDLLAQSSKCNDAPQAPPPDAQFAELSQCDPATSQDPVAETGTFRQEPSETRESLSSMQNVVASGMEVTSDSKRTAENSVAAKFSIIEPLSENLSSTRPCGPSRAVARKGLPYDSPKSGGGRGEASGLHGTVSAALYPEKPPHSRCGSKCCSAVAAETLGERSGSVQPVSSSDMPFLTPEFTEGDEACNPLNLVSEMPSLTLAVQASDELSTDGPNVPSQTTLQSQQSHPPAPASLSGVCPPALYPDWCPDTFQADGDHVLLPSADANKKQPAPGLLAQRRLKANQEGEGGGVSPAASGTGSGCGFTSDGHSRSTADMKLTSSPAALSSKCPASPCGQTLLPADAEGGASASPASLTPSDLFEDPRPFSSTIWKNLSSQNPAVLIESLQPELTAGLARSEDALEAYAHDAMPYGMWAEPRCQQVKSPDPPDSPERTLTWANLEPSMVHPAGAETTADLPDTLDLQPLEEEAPDTLSLCQDFRSRKPQGSEVKGRDGCYAGMGSERDSDAGEREKDGSSESSEESTSEAECEGSGLEPGEVRTHPVPPMKRCTAKSWRHPLRKPTARAVPSAVKQQTSDDEPTDECVSEGEHSEVEVWARPLVNLWHSRKAHLPSERDYNSMAAKSSPHCAVCTLFMPYYQPDERADESRVTCSGEPGVRSQPLIPEICFAYREGSCPPNALLEEDGSSPLVSCARCCVQVHASCYGVSAHDVSQEWTCDRCSCWDVTAECCLCNLRGGALKRTTDNRWAHVMCAVGIPEVKFTDIVKRSPIDVSAVPAQRYKLKCIYCRSRTKRLTGACIQCSCGRCPTSFHVTCAHAAGVTMEPDDWPYVVFITCHRHQSRSSGAKSKASRTELVLGQTVIAKHKNLRYYSSRVTRATERTFYEVMFDDGSFSNDTFPEDIVSRDCARLGPPEVGEVVQVKWPDGLFYGAKYLGSNTTYMYQVEFEDGSQVLAKREDIYTLDEDLPKKVKGRLSTASSMRFQDAFFTTQGERKRLRTPNSRFQNDYIAHLSPRSRPPEPRGSTAN from the exons ATGGCGGGTGCTGGGGCGAACTCCTCCGTGAACCCCTCCTGCAAGATCATGACCTTCAGACCCAGCATGGAGGAGTTTCGGGACTTCAACCAGTACCTGGTGCACATGGAGTCCTGTGGAGCGCACCGTGCCGGCCTAGCCAAG GTGATTCCACCGAAGGGCTGGAAGCCGAGGCGCAGCTATGACGACATCGATGACCTCATGATCCAGGCACCAATTCAGCAGATGGTGGCTGGCCAATCAGGGCTCTTCACCCAGTACAACATTCAGAGGAAAGCGCTCAGCGTGCAGGAGTTTCGCAGGCTGGCCAACAGTGACAA GTATTGCACTCCACGCTACCTGAATTATGAAGACCTAGAAAGGAAGTATTGGAAGAATCTGACATTTGTACCACCCATATATGGAGCAGATGTGAGCGGGACACTCTACGATGAG GACGTGGACGAGTGGAACATCGGGCACCTGGACTCCATCCTGGACGTGATAGTGGAGGAGTGTGGCGTGTCCATCCAGGGCGTCAACACGCCCTACCTCTACTTCGGCATGTGGAAGACCAGCTTCCCCTGGCACACCGAGGACATGGACCTCTACAGCATCAACTACCTGCACTTTGGAGAGCCCAAGTCCTG GTACGCCATTCCTCCTGAACATGGAAAGAGGCTGGAGCGACTGGCTGTCG GCTTCTTCCCCAACAGCTTTAAGAGCTGCGAGGCGTTCCTGCGGCACAAGATGACGCTCATCTCGCCCTCCGTGCTGAAGAAGTTTGGCATCCCGTTCGATAGG ataacaCAGGAGGCAGGGGAGTTCATGATCACGTTTCCGTACAGCTACCACGCCGGCTTCAACCACGGCTTCAACTGTGCCGAGTCCACGAACTTCGCCAGCATCCGCTGGATTGACTACGGGAAGATCGCCACTCAG TGCTCCTGCAGCAAGGACATGGTGAAGATCTCCATGGACCCCTTCGTCAGGCACTTCCAGCCGGACCGCTACCAGGCCTGGCTCCAGGGCAAAGACACCTGCTCGCTGGACCACACCCTGGCCACGCCCAGCTCCACCCCCGAGCTGCAAGCCTGGCTGCAGAGACGTCGCCGGGCCACGCCCTCCGCCAAGAG CAGCACCCGTCACCCTTCGACTCGATCCAAGCGGCTGAAGCCCTCGCGGGAGCCGCCGCCCACGCCGGCAGCGGAGGGGTGTCGGCGCACGAGCACAAGGGCGGGGTCGGCGCGCAAAGGTCACGACGACAAAGAGGCGGAGCAGTCGAGAAACGACAGCAAATCCAGTGACGCGCTGCACCTGTCAG GGCTTGCCGGGCCTTGTAGACAAATTTGTGTTGTCAAGGTAACGCGTGTGGAGAATGATTTGTTGGCCCAGTCTTCTAAATGTAATGACGCCcctcaagccccgccccctgatgCCCAATTCGCGGAGCTGTCCCAGTGTGACCCTGCAACCTCTCAGGACCCTGTAGCAGAAACAGGAACCTTCAGACAGGAACCTTCAGAAACCCGAGAGTCTCTTTCCTCCATGCAGAACGTTGTGGCGTCTGGTATGGAGGTGACCTCGGACTCCAAAAGAACTGCTGAAAATTCAGTCGCTGCCAAATTCTCAATCATTGAGCCGCTCTCAGAgaacctctcctccaccagacCGTGTGGGCCTTCACGTGCTGTGGCACGTAAGGGCTTGCCGTACGATTCGCCGAAAAGCGGTGGTGGGCGGGGCGAGGCCTCCGGTCTCCATGGCACCGTGTCTGCCGCACTTTACCCAGAGAAACCTCCCCACAGCCGGTGCGGTTCAAAATGCTGTTCCGCAGTTGCTGCAGAAACCCTGGGAGAACGTTCTGGAAGCGTGCAGCCCGTGAGTTCCTCGGACATGCCTTTCCTGACCCCGGAGTTTACAGAGGGAGACGAGGCGTGTAACCCCTTGAATTTGGTGTCGGAAATGCCCTCCCTGACCCTCGCGGTCCAGGCTAGCGACGAGCTGTCGACAGACGGCCCAAACGTCCCGTCACAGACGACGCTCCAGTCGCAACAGTCCCACCCTCCTGCGCCAGCCAGTCTCAGCGGGGTGTGTCCTCCAGCGCTTTATCCTGATTGGTGCCCCGACACGTTCCAAGCGGACGGTGACCACGTGCTTCTCCCCAGCGCCGACGCCAACAAGAAGCAGCCGGCTCCTGGTTTGTTAGCTCAGCGGCGGCTGAAAGCCAACCAGGAGGGAGAAGGTGGTGGGGTCTCTCCTGCAGCCAGTGGGACGGGTTCTGGGTGTGGCTTCACTAGCGATGGACACTCGAGATCGACAGCTGACATGAAGCTGACGTCATCTCCCGCCGCTCTGTCCAGCAAGTGCCCCGCCAGCCCCTGCGGCCAGACCCTCCTGCCTGCAGATGCAGAAGGCGGGGCCTCTGCCAGCCCcgcctctctcactccctccgaTCTCTTTGAGGACCCCAGGCCTTTCTCCTCtaccatttggaagaacctcaGCTCCCAGAATCCCGCAGTGCTGATCGAGAGCCTGCAGCCCGAGCTGACTGCGGGCCTGGCCCGATCCGAGGATGCGCTGGAGGCCTACGCCCACGACGCGATGCCCTACGGCATGTGGGCGGAGCCTCGCTGCCAGCAGGTCAAATCTCCTGATCCCCCAGACTCTCCAGAGAGAACGCTGACCTGGGCTAACCTGGAGCCCAGCATGGTGCACCCTGCCGGGGCCGAGACCACAGCAGACCTCCCTGATACTCTGGACCTCCAGCCCCTGGAGGAAGAAGCTCCAGACACTTTATCTCTGTGCCAGGATTTCCGCTCGCGGAAGCctcaggggtcagaggtcaagggTCGGGACGGGTGTTACGCGGGTATGGGGTCCGAGCGGGATTcggacgcaggagagagagagaaagacggcAGCAGCGAGTCCAGTGAGGAGAGCACCAGTGAGGCAGAGTGTGAGGGCTCAGGCCTGGAACCAGGAGAGGTCCGCAct CACCCCGTGCCCCCGATGAAGAGGTGCACGGCCAAGAGTTGGCGTCACCCCTTGAGGAAGCCGACCGCCAGGGCCGTGCCCAGCGCCGTCAAGCAGCAGACCAGCGATGATG AGCCCACAGATGAGTGTGTGTCCGAGGGGGAGCAcagtgaggtggaggtgtgggccaGGCCCCTGGTTAACCTGTGGCACAGCAGGAAGGCCCATCTCCCCTCTGAGAGGGACTACAACAGCATGGCCGCCAAAAGCAGCCCGCACTGCGCCGTCTGCACCCTCTTCATGCCGTACTATCAG CCTGACGAGAGGGCGGACGAAAGCAGGGTTACGTGCTCTGGGGAGCCGGGTGTGAGGTCGCAGCCACTGATCCCTGAAATCTGCTTTGCGTACCGTGAGGGGTCGTGTCCTCCGAACGCTCTCCTGGAGGAGGACGGATCCAGCCCCCTCGTGTCCTGCGCACGGTGCTGTGTGCAGGTTCATGCCA GTTGCTATGGAGTCTCTGCCCATGATGTAAGCCAGGAGTGGACATGTGATCGCTGCTCATGTTGGGACGTCACAGCT gaaTGTTGTTTATGTAATCTGAGGGGAGGGGCGTTGAAGAGAACAACAGACAACAG ATGGGCTCACGTGATGTGTGCGGTGGGAATTCCTGAGGTGAAGTTCACCGACATCGTGAAGAGGAGCCCCATTGATGTCAGCGCCGTTCCTGCTCAGAGATATAAACTG AAGTGCATATACTGTCGCTCCCGGACGAAGAGGCTGACGGGCGCGTGTATCCAGTGCTCCTGCGGACGCTGCCCCACCTCCTTCCACGTGACCTGTGCACACGCCGCCGGCGTCACCATGGAGCCCGACGATTGGCCGTACGTGGTGTTCATCACCTGCCACAGGCACCAATCACGAAGCTCCGGCGCG AAATCCAAGGCAAGCCGAACTGAGCTCGTTTTGGGTCAGACGGTGATCGCTAAACACAAGAACCTGCGTTACTACAGCTCGCGTGTCACCCGGGCAACCGAGCGTACCTTCTACGAGGTCATGTTTGATGATGGCTCGTTCAGTAACGACACCTTCCCCGAAGACATTGTG AGCAGAGACTGTGCCCGCCTCGGGCCTCCTGAGGTTGGGGAAGTCGTACAGGTCAAATGGCCCGACGGACTGTTCTACGGGGCCAAGTACCTGGGCTCCAACACCACTTATATGTATcag GTTGAGTTTGAGGACGGCTCTCAGGTGCTGGCAAAGAGAGAGGACATTTACACACTGGATGAGGACCTGCCTAAAAAGGTCAAAGGTCGCCTT tccacAGCCTCCAGCATGCGTTTCCAGGATGCCTTCTTCACCACACAAGGCGAGCGCAAGCGACTGCGCACCCCCAACTCGCGCTTCCAGAATGACTACATCGCCCATCTGAGCCCCCGCAGCAGGCCTCCAGAACCACGCGGCAGTACCGCCAACTGA